Proteins encoded together in one Marinithermus hydrothermalis DSM 14884 window:
- the hutI gene encoding imidazolonepropionase, whose amino-acid sequence MRVFTGITDLYTPFTRVERAALAVREGRVAWVGPAAQLPEPYRAWPHEDLGGRGVVPGLVDSHTHLIWAGSRLEEYALRARGASYAEILEAGGGIHHTTRATQAASEDELFALAQARARTFLRTGVTTLEVKSGYGLEVTHELKMLRVARRLAEAGPQRVVPTLLAHVIPAGWDRAAYLEVFTTELIPEVAREGLAEAVDVFVDRGAYTLAEAERIWEAALAHGLKVKAHAEQLTRTGAARRVAELGGLSADHLEAATPEDWAALAAHGTVATLLPGATLLLKQPFPDARSIWDAGVTLAVATDHNPGSSPFYNLWLALQLTIALGGLALEEALQAGTANAAQALGHPELGRLEPGSAADFVVVEAPAALEPLYRWGETPIRAVYVGGRRVWG is encoded by the coding sequence GTGCGGGTCTTCACCGGGATCACCGACCTGTACACGCCCTTCACCCGCGTGGAACGCGCGGCCCTCGCGGTGCGGGAGGGCCGGGTGGCCTGGGTTGGGCCCGCGGCCCAGCTGCCCGAACCCTACCGCGCCTGGCCCCACGAGGACCTCGGCGGGCGCGGCGTCGTGCCCGGCCTCGTGGACAGCCACACGCACCTCATCTGGGCGGGCAGCCGCCTCGAGGAGTACGCGCTGCGCGCTAGGGGCGCGAGCTACGCGGAGATCCTCGAGGCCGGCGGGGGGATCCACCACACCACCCGCGCCACCCAAGCCGCGAGCGAGGACGAGCTCTTCGCGCTGGCCCAGGCCCGCGCCCGGACCTTTTTGCGCACGGGCGTGACCACCCTCGAGGTCAAGTCCGGGTACGGCCTCGAGGTGACGCACGAGCTCAAGATGCTCCGCGTGGCGCGCCGTCTGGCCGAGGCTGGGCCCCAGCGGGTCGTGCCCACCCTGCTCGCGCACGTCATCCCCGCGGGGTGGGACCGCGCGGCGTACCTCGAGGTGTTCACCACCGAGCTGATCCCCGAGGTCGCCCGCGAAGGCCTCGCCGAGGCGGTGGACGTCTTCGTGGACCGCGGGGCCTACACCCTCGCCGAAGCTGAACGCATCTGGGAGGCAGCGCTCGCGCACGGCCTCAAGGTCAAGGCGCACGCCGAGCAACTCACCCGCACCGGGGCCGCGCGGCGCGTGGCCGAGCTCGGCGGCCTCTCCGCGGACCACCTGGAGGCCGCCACCCCCGAGGACTGGGCGGCCCTCGCCGCGCACGGCACCGTCGCCACCCTCCTCCCCGGCGCGACCCTCCTCCTTAAGCAGCCCTTCCCCGACGCGCGGAGCATCTGGGACGCCGGGGTCACGCTCGCGGTCGCGACCGACCACAACCCCGGCTCGAGCCCCTTCTACAACCTGTGGCTCGCCCTTCAACTTACGATCGCGTTGGGCGGCCTCGCCCTCGAGGAGGCGCTCCAGGCGGGCACCGCGAACGCCGCCCAGGCCCTCGGCCACCCCGAACTCGGCCGGCTCGAGCCGGGCAGCGCCGCGGACTTCGTGGTGGTGGAGGCCCCGGCGGCCCTCGAGCCGCTCTACCGCTGGGGGGAGACGCCCATCCGCGCGGTTTACGTGGGCGGACGGCGGGTCTGGGGGTGA
- a CDS encoding DUF721 domain-containing protein → MNRHKRTARPSELLATLLRKYRLEAGFKRGRVLHLWPQVAGPVLAGITEPLRFADGTLVVRVQDAVAAHHLTYQRQAFLERYAHHLGEDVVREIRFVTGPVRSAPPPAPPPPEPPPPLPLEAARKLEDLAARVPEELRPKVQAAGARLLAHLEAAPSPPCPVCGVPAGPQPCRHCQRLLADPVVQREAERLTRRPLASRLEGDLEAAARYLATAQLEAQLNELLPQATQQPELLPMLADIARRYLQLRTGQENVTPYRHLLPKPAQHLLKEV, encoded by the coding sequence ATGAACCGGCACAAACGCACGGCTCGCCCCAGCGAGCTCCTCGCCACGCTCCTCCGCAAGTACCGCCTCGAGGCCGGGTTCAAGCGGGGCCGGGTGCTTCACCTCTGGCCCCAGGTCGCGGGCCCGGTCCTCGCGGGCATCACCGAACCCCTCCGTTTCGCGGACGGCACGCTCGTCGTGCGGGTGCAGGACGCGGTCGCCGCGCACCACCTGACCTACCAGCGCCAGGCCTTCCTCGAGCGGTACGCCCACCACCTCGGGGAGGACGTGGTGCGCGAGATCCGCTTCGTCACCGGCCCGGTACGCTCCGCGCCTCCCCCCGCCCCACCCCCGCCCGAACCCCCGCCGCCCCTCCCCCTCGAGGCCGCCCGCAAACTAGAGGACCTCGCGGCTCGAGTACCGGAAGAACTCCGGCCCAAAGTGCAAGCGGCCGGCGCGCGCCTGCTCGCCCACCTCGAGGCCGCCCCCTCCCCCCCGTGCCCGGTGTGCGGCGTACCCGCGGGGCCCCAGCCGTGCCGACACTGCCAGCGGCTCCTCGCGGACCCCGTGGTGCAGCGTGAAGCGGAGCGCCTGACCCGCCGGCCGCTCGCCTCCCGGCTCGAGGGGGACCTCGAGGCCGCCGCGCGGTACCTGGCCACGGCGCAGCTCGAGGCACAACTCAACGAGCTCCTGCCCCAAGCGACGCAGCAGCCGGAGCTGCTCCCGATGCTCGCGGACATCGCGCGCCGGTACCTGCAGCTCCGCACCGGGCAAGAGAATGTAACGCCTTACCGTCACCTGCTCCCTAAACCGGCACAACACCTGCTCAAGGAAGTATGA
- a CDS encoding ABC transporter ATP-binding protein, which yields MLEVQDLEVRYGEALAVRGVSLAVREGEWVALIGPNGAGKTSLIKALLGLVPHRGAVRFLGRDLSRRPPWDRARAGLGYVPEGRRLFPKLTVEENLRAGAYTRPEAEVRAGLEEVYALFPRLAERRRQLAGTLSGGEQQMVALGRALMGRPRLLLVDEASWGLMPLAVDLVFQTLARIHREGRAILLVEQNARRALAHAQRAYVMEAGRVVLEGPAARVAQDPRVLESYVG from the coding sequence ATGCTTGAGGTGCAGGACCTCGAGGTGCGGTACGGGGAGGCCCTCGCGGTGCGGGGGGTTTCCCTCGCCGTGCGGGAGGGGGAGTGGGTGGCCCTCATCGGGCCGAACGGGGCGGGGAAGACAAGCCTGATCAAGGCCCTGCTGGGCCTCGTGCCGCACCGGGGTGCGGTGCGGTTTCTAGGGCGGGACCTGTCGCGCCGCCCCCCCTGGGACCGGGCGCGCGCGGGGCTCGGGTACGTGCCGGAAGGCCGCCGGCTCTTCCCGAAGCTCACCGTGGAGGAGAACCTGCGGGCGGGGGCGTACACCCGGCCCGAGGCGGAGGTGCGCGCGGGCCTCGAGGAGGTCTACGCCCTCTTCCCCCGCCTGGCCGAGCGGCGGCGGCAGCTCGCGGGGACCCTCTCGGGCGGGGAGCAGCAGATGGTGGCCTTGGGGCGGGCCTTGATGGGTCGGCCGCGGCTGTTGCTGGTGGACGAGGCCTCGTGGGGCCTGATGCCCCTCGCGGTGGACCTCGTCTTCCAGACGCTCGCCCGAATCCACCGGGAGGGGCGCGCGATCCTTTTGGTGGAGCAGAACGCGCGCCGCGCCCTGGCGCACGCCCAGCGGGCCTACGTGATGGAGGCCGGGCGGGTGGTGCTGGAGGGGCCCGCCGCTCGCGTGGCGCAGGACCCGCGGGTCCTCGAGAGCTACGTGGGGTGA
- a CDS encoding branched-chain amino acid transaminase has product MATETKSKGGGDVHIKAGLIWLNGEFVPQEEARVSVLSHALHYGTSVFEGIRAYETPKGPAIFRLDEHVERLFHSAKVLRMEIPFTFDEVKQAIVETVKRNGYKACYIRPLVWMGARTLGVNPLPNNPAEVMVAAWEWGAYLGEEAIKKGAKLITASWARFPAHVMPGKAKAGGNYINSALAKMDALSAGADEALLLDDQGFVAEGSGENIFFVRKGVVYAIEHSVNLMGITRDSVIQIARDLGYEVKEVRATREQLWMADEVFMVGTAAEVTPVSSIDWRPIGTGTAGEITLKIRKAYLEAVTGQRPEYEHWLTYVQ; this is encoded by the coding sequence ATGGCGACCGAAACCAAGAGCAAAGGCGGCGGCGACGTTCACATCAAGGCCGGGCTGATCTGGCTCAATGGGGAGTTCGTCCCCCAAGAGGAAGCTCGGGTCAGCGTGCTCTCGCACGCCCTGCACTACGGCACCAGCGTCTTTGAAGGGATCCGCGCGTACGAGACCCCCAAAGGCCCGGCGATCTTTCGGTTAGACGAGCACGTCGAGCGCCTCTTCCACTCGGCGAAGGTGCTCCGCATGGAGATTCCCTTCACCTTCGACGAGGTGAAGCAGGCCATCGTCGAGACCGTCAAGCGCAACGGGTACAAGGCCTGCTACATCCGCCCCCTCGTCTGGATGGGGGCCCGCACCCTCGGCGTGAACCCCCTGCCCAACAACCCTGCCGAGGTCATGGTCGCGGCGTGGGAGTGGGGCGCGTACCTGGGTGAGGAAGCCATCAAGAAAGGCGCGAAGCTCATCACCGCCAGCTGGGCGCGCTTCCCCGCGCACGTCATGCCCGGCAAGGCTAAGGCCGGCGGGAACTACATCAACTCGGCCCTCGCCAAGATGGACGCCCTCTCCGCCGGGGCGGACGAGGCCCTGCTGCTGGACGACCAGGGGTTCGTCGCGGAAGGCTCGGGCGAGAACATCTTCTTCGTGCGGAAAGGGGTCGTGTACGCGATCGAGCACTCCGTGAACCTGATGGGCATCACCCGCGACTCCGTCATCCAGATCGCGCGCGACCTCGGGTACGAGGTGAAGGAGGTGCGCGCCACCCGCGAGCAGCTCTGGATGGCGGACGAGGTCTTCATGGTGGGCACCGCAGCCGAGGTCACCCCCGTCTCCTCGATCGACTGGCGACCCATCGGCACGGGCACCGCGGGCGAGATCACCCTCAAAATCCGCAAGGCGTACCTCGAGGCCGTGACCGGTCAGCGCCCCGAGTACGAGCACTGGCTCACGTACGTGCAGTAA
- the hutU gene encoding urocanate hydratase, with protein sequence MQAYKPVRAPRGPQRTAKGWIQEAAKRMLMNNLDPEVAERPEELIVYGGRGRAARSWKDFWRIIEVLDRLENDETLLVQSGRPVGVFRTFPQAPRVIIANSNLVPRWASWEVFDDLERQGLIMYGQMTAGSWIYIGTQGILQGTYETFLAAARKHFGGSLKGTITVTAGLGGMGGAQPLAVTLNEGVAIVVEVDPRRIQRRLETAYLDTWTDDLDQALKMAEAAKRRGEPLSIGLLGNAAVVLPEMVRRGFIPELVTDQTSAHDPMYGYVPPLAADEDPDTLREQDPQGYRARVLEAMATHCQAIVEMQRAGAVAFDYGNNLRAFAKEGGFADAFSYPGFVPAFIRDQFCEGRGPFRWVALSGKAEDIYKTDQAILELFPEDEGLRRWIERGTKKFKFQGLPARICWLGYGERDKAGLRFNEMVRRGELEAPIVIGRDHLDAGSVASPYRETEAMKDGSDAIADWPLLNFALNAVSGAGWVSFHHGGGVGMGYSLHAGQVTVADGTPEAAQRLERVLLNDPGTGVMRHAEAGYEKAQRVARERGLDLPSQTG encoded by the coding sequence GTGCAGGCGTACAAACCCGTGCGGGCCCCGCGCGGGCCCCAACGAACCGCGAAAGGCTGGATCCAAGAGGCCGCGAAGCGCATGCTCATGAACAACCTCGACCCCGAGGTGGCCGAACGCCCCGAGGAACTCATCGTCTACGGGGGGCGGGGCCGGGCGGCCCGCAGCTGGAAGGACTTCTGGCGGATCATCGAGGTCCTCGACCGCCTCGAGAACGACGAGACCCTCCTCGTGCAGTCCGGCCGGCCGGTCGGCGTGTTCCGCACCTTCCCCCAGGCTCCCCGCGTGATCATCGCGAATTCCAACCTCGTGCCGCGCTGGGCCAGCTGGGAGGTGTTCGACGACCTGGAGCGGCAGGGCCTCATCATGTACGGCCAGATGACCGCGGGCTCCTGGATCTATATCGGCACCCAAGGCATCCTCCAGGGCACCTACGAGACCTTCCTCGCCGCGGCCCGCAAGCACTTCGGCGGCTCCCTCAAAGGCACGATCACCGTCACCGCGGGGCTCGGCGGGATGGGGGGCGCGCAGCCCCTCGCGGTCACGCTGAACGAAGGCGTGGCGATCGTGGTCGAGGTGGACCCCCGCCGCATCCAGCGCCGCCTCGAGACCGCCTACCTCGACACCTGGACGGACGACCTGGACCAGGCCCTCAAGATGGCCGAGGCGGCCAAGCGGCGCGGCGAACCCCTCTCGATCGGGCTGCTGGGGAACGCCGCGGTGGTCCTGCCGGAGATGGTGCGGCGCGGCTTCATCCCTGAACTCGTGACGGACCAGACCTCCGCGCACGACCCCATGTACGGGTACGTCCCGCCCCTCGCCGCGGACGAGGACCCCGACACCCTCCGCGAGCAGGACCCCCAAGGGTACCGGGCGCGCGTCCTCGAGGCCATGGCCACCCACTGTCAGGCCATCGTGGAGATGCAACGCGCGGGCGCGGTGGCCTTCGATTACGGCAACAACCTGCGGGCCTTCGCCAAGGAGGGCGGGTTCGCGGACGCGTTTAGCTACCCGGGGTTCGTGCCCGCGTTTATCCGCGACCAGTTCTGCGAGGGGCGCGGCCCCTTCCGCTGGGTGGCGCTCTCCGGGAAGGCGGAGGACATCTACAAGACCGACCAGGCGATCCTCGAGCTCTTCCCCGAGGACGAGGGGCTCCGCCGCTGGATCGAGCGAGGCACGAAGAAGTTCAAGTTCCAAGGCCTGCCCGCGCGCATCTGCTGGCTGGGGTACGGGGAGCGGGACAAGGCCGGGCTGCGCTTCAACGAGATGGTGCGCCGCGGGGAGCTCGAGGCCCCCATCGTGATCGGCCGGGACCACCTGGACGCCGGGTCCGTCGCCAGCCCCTACCGCGAGACCGAAGCCATGAAGGACGGCTCGGACGCGATCGCCGACTGGCCCCTCTTGAACTTCGCCTTGAACGCCGTGAGCGGCGCGGGCTGGGTCAGCTTCCACCACGGCGGCGGCGTGGGCATGGGGTACTCCCTCCACGCGGGGCAGGTCACGGTCGCGGACGGCACCCCGGAGGCCGCTCAGCGCCTGGAGCGGGTGTTGCTGAACGACCCGGGAACTGGCGTGATGCGCCACGCCGAGGCCGGGTACGAGAAAGCCCAGCGGGTCGCGCGGGAGCGGGGGCTGGACCTCCCCAGCCAGACGGGGTAG
- a CDS encoding ABC transporter ATP-binding protein: protein MTLLEARNLKKRFGGVQAVAGVDLEVRAGEVVGLIGPNGAGKTTTFNLIAGALLPDEGSVRFLGRDVTRWPAHRRAHLGIARTFQIPQPLAELSVLENVLVPLARAALRRVLPLGPYRRPERIARARELLVRVGLEAHAEQPAGRLPLGMKKRLEVARALALEPRLLLLDEPLAGLTLREAEGILELIAGLREGIGVVLVEHNVRLALGVCDRAVVMDAGRVIAAGPPEAVKRDPRVIRAYLGEEADA, encoded by the coding sequence GTGACCCTCCTCGAGGCCCGGAACCTCAAGAAACGCTTCGGCGGCGTGCAGGCCGTGGCGGGCGTGGACCTCGAGGTGCGCGCGGGGGAGGTGGTGGGCCTGATCGGGCCGAACGGCGCGGGCAAGACCACGACCTTCAACCTCATCGCGGGCGCGCTTTTGCCGGACGAGGGCAGCGTGCGGTTCCTGGGGCGGGACGTGACGCGCTGGCCCGCGCACCGCCGGGCCCACCTGGGGATCGCGCGGACCTTCCAGATCCCCCAGCCCCTGGCGGAACTCTCGGTGCTGGAGAACGTCCTGGTGCCCCTCGCGCGGGCCGCGCTTCGGCGTGTGCTGCCGCTCGGCCCGTACCGCCGCCCCGAGCGGATCGCGCGGGCCCGTGAACTGCTGGTGCGGGTGGGCCTCGAGGCGCACGCGGAACAACCCGCTGGCCGGCTGCCCCTCGGGATGAAGAAGCGCCTGGAGGTGGCGCGGGCGTTGGCCCTCGAGCCCCGGCTACTGCTGTTGGACGAACCGCTCGCGGGCTTGACCCTGCGCGAGGCGGAAGGGATTTTGGAGTTGATCGCGGGGTTAAGGGAAGGGATCGGCGTCGTGCTGGTGGAGCACAACGTGCGCCTGGCGCTGGGGGTGTGCGACCGCGCGGTGGTGATGGACGCGGGGCGCGTGATCGCTGCGGGTCCTCCGGAGGCCGTGAAGCGCGACCCCCGGGTGATCCGGGCGTACCTGGGGGAGGAAGCGGATGCTTGA